In Rhodococcus rhodochrous, a single genomic region encodes these proteins:
- a CDS encoding VanZ family protein codes for MDSRVELGVIAVFAGLLVGAVLFVPFVALSYRRRGRLSLGRLALFVAALVYFWALWAYTLLPLPDPQTLVCAGTNTDPLAFVDDLWGAWSNTGSPTAFLRDTAVLQLALNVLLFVPLGFFVRALGGRGILVAIAAGFATSLFVELAQLTGMWGAYDCAYRVFDVDDLLTNTVGAALGSLLALVVPRGLSDPSADVDPGASRPVTVPRRLLAMLCDWLGYTLTTFAVAVAVRAYLIYLADDRATAVEGPVSTIIGGSVTLAVWLLVILTTGRSPGDHVVRLRYVGGSMPVAVSRLLRFLAGIGGYGLLDLLPEEWSILVTIFAGVAVVTALFTRNGRGLPGVLNRQELVDSRALPQPAVEVDSTTRT; via the coding sequence GTGGACAGTCGCGTCGAACTCGGAGTCATCGCAGTCTTCGCCGGCCTACTCGTCGGGGCGGTGTTGTTCGTGCCGTTCGTCGCGTTGAGCTATCGACGCCGCGGCCGCCTCTCGCTCGGACGGCTGGCGCTGTTCGTCGCAGCCCTCGTCTACTTCTGGGCACTGTGGGCCTACACCCTGCTGCCACTCCCCGATCCACAGACGCTGGTGTGCGCCGGGACCAACACCGATCCGCTCGCCTTCGTCGACGACCTGTGGGGTGCGTGGTCGAACACCGGCAGTCCCACCGCATTCCTCCGCGACACGGCGGTCCTGCAACTGGCGCTGAACGTGCTGCTGTTCGTTCCGCTCGGATTCTTCGTCCGCGCGCTCGGGGGCCGCGGAATCCTCGTGGCGATCGCGGCCGGGTTCGCGACGTCGCTGTTCGTCGAACTCGCCCAACTGACCGGGATGTGGGGTGCGTACGACTGCGCGTATCGGGTGTTCGACGTCGACGATCTGCTCACCAACACGGTCGGCGCGGCGCTGGGTTCGCTGTTGGCACTTGTGGTTCCGCGCGGATTGTCGGATCCTTCCGCTGACGTCGACCCGGGAGCATCGCGCCCGGTCACCGTCCCACGCCGGTTGCTCGCGATGTTGTGCGACTGGCTCGGCTACACGTTGACGACCTTCGCCGTGGCGGTCGCGGTGCGGGCCTACCTGATCTACCTCGCCGACGATCGCGCGACCGCCGTCGAAGGTCCGGTGTCGACGATCATCGGCGGCAGCGTCACCCTCGCGGTGTGGTTGCTCGTCATCCTCACCACGGGCAGGTCTCCCGGTGATCACGTCGTGCGACTGCGGTACGTGGGAGGCTCGATGCCCGTGGCGGTCTCGCGGCTCCTGCGGTTCCTCGCCGGCATCGGCGGATACGGTCTGCTCGATCTTCTCCCCGAGGAGTGGAGCATCCTGGTCACGATCTTCGCGGGTGTCGCGGTGGTGACGGCTCTGTTCACCCGCAACGGTCGCGGTCTGCCGGGTGTGCTGAACAGGCAGGAACTCGTCGACAGTCGTGCGCTCCCGCAGCCGGCGGTGGAGGTCGATTCGACAACCCGCACGTGA
- a CDS encoding PadR family transcriptional regulator, whose protein sequence is MSDQPRSPVLTPMAVAVLGLLEERPMHPYEMHQLLLKRREDNLIKLRPSSLYHTVSRLAESGLIRQEGTERAGNRPERTTYSITEAGAAAVRARLAEIIRRPVREYPIFPLGLAESHNLPADEVVVLLGERIDRLEEELVEFDAIRMWAADNGVPRRYWVAVDFLRDRTAHEADWLRGLIEEIRDGSLAWQSFDAADLQLPDPPHDLGRDWGAALTDETLAELRRSGAGSSGPGRP, encoded by the coding sequence GTGTCCGATCAGCCCCGCAGCCCCGTCCTGACGCCTATGGCCGTCGCGGTACTCGGGCTGCTCGAGGAACGGCCGATGCATCCCTACGAGATGCACCAGCTTCTGCTCAAGCGGCGCGAGGACAACCTGATCAAGCTCCGGCCGAGCTCGCTGTACCACACTGTTTCCCGCCTCGCGGAAAGCGGACTGATCCGGCAGGAAGGCACAGAACGCGCAGGCAACAGGCCCGAGCGCACCACTTACAGCATCACCGAGGCCGGCGCCGCGGCCGTGCGGGCCCGCCTCGCCGAGATCATCCGACGGCCCGTCCGTGAATATCCGATCTTTCCCCTCGGTCTCGCCGAATCGCACAACCTTCCGGCCGACGAGGTCGTCGTTCTCCTCGGCGAGCGCATCGACCGGCTCGAGGAAGAACTTGTCGAATTCGACGCGATCCGCATGTGGGCCGCGGACAACGGCGTGCCGCGTCGCTACTGGGTGGCCGTCGACTTTCTCCGGGACAGGACCGCCCACGAAGCGGACTGGCTTCGCGGGCTGATCGAGGAGATCCGCGACGGCTCCCTCGCGTGGCAGAGCTTCGATGCCGCCGATCTACAACTTCCGGACCCGCCCCATGATCTCGGCCGCGACTGGGGTGCGGCGCTGACGGACGAGACTCTCGCCGAACTGCGGAGGAGCGGTGCGGGAAGTAGTGGTCCCGGTCGGCCGTAG